A single genomic interval of Armigeres subalbatus isolate Guangzhou_Male chromosome 1, GZ_Asu_2, whole genome shotgun sequence harbors:
- the LOC134206230 gene encoding uncharacterized protein LOC134206230 encodes MTDKKLISLYRIFDAIRDRSKKLLSFVEAFSADTGDLDELEEKLSVLDDLRNQFFDTRSKLYGLVKDDDLAEIGEREEEIEDILDKSRFKIRRHLKQVKPPIADGSQTVKQELDSTNSKTKLPDIPLPKFDGHYENWIFFRDQFKSIICRRDNLDDFERLHYLRMCLCGEAKNLQCNEESFHLFGMH; translated from the coding sequence ATGACCGACAAAAAGCTTATTAGCCTCTATCGAATTTTCGACGCTATTCGCGATCGTTCGAAAAAGCTCCTATCATTTGTAGAAGCTTTCTCTGCCGACACGGGTGACCTTGATGAATTGGAGGAAAAATTATCCGTTCTTGATGATTTGCGAAATCAGTTTTTTGACACCCGTTCGAAGCTATATGGCCTGGTGAAGGACGATGACCTTGCTGAAATTGGGGAGCGTGAAGAGGAAATAGAAGATATTCTCGATAAAAGCCGGTTCAAAATTCGTCGCCATTTGAAACAGGTAAAACCACCAATTGCGGACGGTAGTCAAACCGTAAAACAAGAACTCGACTCCACTAATTCCAAAACCAAGCTCCCAGACATTCCTCTCCCTAAATTCGACGGTCATTATGAAAACTGGATTTTCTTCCGTGATCAATTCAAATCGATCATCTGCCGCCGTGACAATCTCGACGATTTTGAACGGCTACATTATTTGCGAATGTGTTTGTGTGGAGAAGCAAAAAATTTGCAGTGCAACGAGGAAAGTTTTCATCTCTTTGGGATGCATTGA
- the LOC134206231 gene encoding uncharacterized protein LOC134206231 has translation MVNFITEDCIQRLGLKKIKGNAQVTGVCGNTSSIQYKVQTVIRSTTSSFETEIECLVTKRITANLPIEGFDTRFLMIPNNLDLADPFFNVPDRIDVLIGADVYMRILETRRVPLLQGSPIMQETLFGWVIGGKVEVEKPLVSAFVSNDDLDRLLRSFWQSEDSETESTLTTQEEQAEQHFIKTHRRQRDGRYIVELPFKKGCPDLGDSRQMAHKRLQALDRRLMKNWTLATDYEDFVNEYVNLGHMVDLGPMEQYEASSGQDYFLPHHAVEKPDSSTTKCRVVFDGSAPSSNGKSLNDNLLVGPIIQPKLNEIAMRFRVPKIAFTTDVSKMYRQVKISPNHQPYQQILWTPNKTSEPHVYRLTTVTYGLASAPFQAVRTVKQLCIDEATRFPDAAKVVAKDSYIDDVLTGADTLEQAIQLKDEIIGLFDSGKFELHKWCSNSKQFLQTLPQDKIEKKLLVGEKQSVKALGILWKPEEDVFELNVDPIVICKVETTKREILSSISRFLTPLVWQDR, from the coding sequence ATGGTCAATTTCATCACTGAAGACTGTATCCAACGGCTCGGTTTGAAGAAAATTAAGGGCAATGCACAAGTTACAGGAGTCTGTGGGAATACTTCGTCCATCCAGTACAAGGTCCAAACTGTAATTCGTTCCACCACATCTTCCTTTGAGACTGAAATTGAGTGCCTGGTTACCAAGAGGATAACGGCGAATTTGCCAATTGAAGGTTTCGACACAAGGTTCTTGATGATTCCAAACAATTTGGATTTAGCAGATCCGTTCTTCAATGTTCCAGATCGCATCGATGTGTTGATCGGTGCCGACGTCTACATGAGAATTTTGGAAACAAGGCGAGTCCCACTGCTGCAGGGAAGCCCTATCATGCAAGAAACGCTATTCGGCTGGGTGATAGGTGGCAAGGTAGAAGTCGAAAAACCACTTGTTTCTGCCTTTGTCTCTAATGATGATCTGGACCGTTTGCTAAGAAGCTTTTGGCAGAGTGAAGATAGTGAGACGGAATCAACGCTTACTACCCAAGAGGAACAGGCGGAGCAGCATTTTATTAAAACTCATCGTCGTCAAAGGGATGGCCGCTATATCGTGGAGTTGCCGTTCAAGAAAGGTTGCCCAGACCTAGGTGATTCAAGGCAGATGGCCCACAAAAGATTGCAAGCCCTGGATAGACGTTTGATGAAAAATTGGACATTGGCTACGGATTACGAAGACTTTGTTAACGAATACGTCAACCTTGGCCATATGGTGGATCTGGGTCCCATGGAACAATACGAAGCTTCATCTGGTCAAGACTACTTTTTGCCTCATCACGCCGTTGAAAAACCGGATAGTAGTACAACAAAATGCCGGGTGGTTTTCGATGGTTCGGCGCCGTCTAGCAACGGAAAATCATTGAACGACAACCTACTGGTGGGTCCCATTATTCAACCGAAGCTGAACGAAATAGCAATGAGGTTCCGTGTTCCGAAGATTGCATTTACTACTGATGTTAGCAAGATGTATCGACAAGTGAAAATCTCTCCGAATCATCAACCATATCAGCAAATCTTGTGGACACCCAACAAAACAAGCGAGCCTCACGTGTATCGATTGACAACGGTGACCTACGGGCTAGCGAGCGCACCATTTCAAGCGGTTCGGACTGTGAAGCAGCTATGTATCGATGAAGCAACACGTTTTCCTGACGCGGCGAAAGTTGTCGCGAAAGATTCGTACATCGACGACGTGTTGACAGGGGCGGACACACTAGAGCAAGCCATTCAACTGAAGGATGAAATCATTGGACTGTTTGATAGTGGTAAATTCGAGCTCCACAAATGGTGCTCCAACAGCAAACAGTTTCTTCAAACCCTCCCTCAGGACAAAATCGAGAAGAAGTTATTGGTCGGTGAAAAACAATCAGTCAAAGCTCTGGGAATCTTGTGGAAACCGGAAGAAGACGTGTTCGAGCTCAATGTTGATCCGATTGTGATTTGCAAGGTTGAAACTACAAAACGGGAAATTCTGTCTAGCATCTCCAGATTTTTGACCCCATTGGTTTGGCAGGACCGATAG
- the LOC134206232 gene encoding uncharacterized protein LOC134206232 — translation MTSAMEWRHVGTNDNPADIISRGLMPNELQYATLWWSGPEFLRDGEATWPGEYQEPDKVSETVNVCAEERSETFTIFENVSSYRKMVRVMVWINRFIGILKKKTDVPKTSYMSGAEKTIAIRQLVKLVQGNAYPELISRLKQGKLIDARHRLITLSPFVDDQGVLRVGGRLRNKSCNFDMKHQYILPPYHKLTETVIREYHRENMHSGNQLTLSMIRETFWIERGKSAVKRFNCLRCYRHKPKQLQQYMGDLPADRVELIYPFYNTGVDFCGPVYLKPTIRSTTRLKSYICVFVCQATKAIHLELVGSLTSVAFIAALQRFVSRRGKCAKLISDNAINFVGANNNLKELHELFNSQPFLKNLNDFIEEKTIQWIYIPPRAPSFGGL, via the coding sequence ATGACGTCAGCGATGGAGTGGCGTCATGTAGGTACCAACGACAACCCAGCGGACATCATATCAAGGGGGTTGATGCCGAATGAGCTCCAATATGCTACGCTGTGGTGGAGCGGTCCCGAGTTCCTGAGAGATGGCGAGGCAACATGGCCAGGAGAATACCAAGAACCAGATAAGGTTTCCGAAACAGTGAACGTTTGTGCCGAAGAACGAAGCGAAAcatttacaatttttgaaaacgtcaGCTCGTATCGAAAAATGGTTCGTGTTATGGTGTGGATCAACAGATTTATCGGCATCTTGAAGAAGAAGACGGACGTCCCGAAAACATCGTATATGAGTGGTGCAGAGAAGACTATAGCTATTCGTCAACTAGTGAAGCTAGTGCAAGGGAACGCCTACCCTGAACTAATTAGCCGGTTGAAGCAAGGAAAGTTGATTGACGCAAGGCATAGGTTGATCACCCTATCACCCTTTGTCGACGACCAAGGTGTTCTTCGAGTGGGAGGACGACTTCGCAACAAAAGCTGTAATTTCGACATGAAGCACCAGTACATCTTGCCTCCGTACCACAAACTTACGGAAACTGTCATTCGGGAGTATCATCGCGAGAACATGCATTCCGGAAATCAGCTGACGTTGTCAATGATAAGGGAGACGTTTTGGATTGAACGAGGAAAATCTGCTGTGAAACGCTTCAACTGCTTGCGGTGTTATCGACACAAACCGAAACAACTGCAACAATACATGGGTGATCTTCCAGCTGATCGAGTAGAATTAATCTACCCATTCTACAACACTGGAGTAGATTTCTGTGGACCGGTGTACTTGAAGCCTACAATCCGTTCGACAACCCGTTTGAAGTCCTACATTTGCGTGTTTGTGTGCCAAGCAACCAAGGCTATACACCTGGAGTTAGTAGGATCCCTAACTTCAGTAGCATTCATCGCAGCCTTGCAAAGATTTGTGTCTCGACGTGGAAAATGTGCCAAGCTAATCTCTGACAACGCGATCAATTTTGTCGGGGCCAACAACAACCTCAAGGAACTGCATGAGCTGTTTAATTCTCAACCGTTCCTGAAAAACCTGAACGACTTCATTGAAGAGAAAACCATCCAGTGGATCTACATACCTCCACGTGCGCCATCGTTTGGAGGATTGTAG
- the LOC134210029 gene encoding uncharacterized protein LOC134210029 gives MLPETSFRDLPDEMLENILSYLSFEDRKSALQVCQRLSTVKPFDFATVQLVVDFARNPGQEATYFRILLASNRPYKHLVLYFGYDSGKYDLLVEIFQHFSAKLETLKLIPHNFIPVKLKLFAQVAALGSNLRHLHIDACNFDYSRDEMDFPVMRNLEELYLENNLLSLVPSMKDITPNITRLHMQISYYSEEPQLFLRHFSSSLVELEIWFLSEDYFMTICEMQFPSLKKINFYCVDLEIDHIGSLEKIELINSFFKEIPLLTEVTLRCNIDDRVIQKLCRSCVNIQFLCVSMDYFLQESFLAVCELKQLQHLRIEEAAINVPTEMYLPIKSLQILTLYSVRIVHEDKFNEFIRDAFPNLIAIEMLHLNTRKNESRSFQLHTKITQDMSSIQRLVFSEPGTNVMVNSLLEFCETSGSLELRLRCWNIVDLFPGDETPELIRVQKLNLDVPMIAPSVMHKLISSMRELRQLEVALSDYCTPKVIDTLREQFPRCHVVAKRKVPIEEPL, from the exons ATGCTCCCGGAAACATCATTCCGTGATCTGCCAGATGAG ATGCTGGAGAATATCCTATCATACTTAAGCTTCGAGGACCGTAAATCAGCTCTCCAAGTCTGCCAAAGGTTGTCCACAGTGAAGCCATTTGACTTTGCAACGGTTCAACTGGTGGTCGACTTTGCACGAAACCCCGGCCAGGAAGCCACCTACTTCCGCATACTGCTGGCCAGCAATCGTCCGTACAAACATTTGGTTCTCTACTTTGGTTACGACTCGGGAAAGTACGATTTGCTGGTGGAAATCTTTCAACATTTTAGCGCAAAACTGGAAACCCTCAAGCTCATCCCTCACAACTTCATTCCGGTCAAGCTGAAACTGTTTGCCCAGGTGGCTGCGCTTGGTTCCAATCTTCGGCACCTTCACATCGATGCATGCAACTTCGACTACAGTCGCGACGAGATGGACTTCCCGGTTATGCGCAATCTTGAGGAGCTGTACCTTGAAAACAATCTGCTTAGTTTGGTGCCCAGCATGAAGGACATTACGCCGAACATTACTCGGTTGCACATGCAGATCAGTTACTATTCAGAAGAACCACAACTGTTCCTGCGGCATTTCAGTTCCAGCTTGGTGGAGttggaaatttggtttctttcGGAGGATTACTTTATGACGATTTGTGAGATGCAATTTCCTTCCTTGAAGAAGATAAACTTTTATTGCGTTGATTTGGAAATTGACCACATAGGGTCACTCGAGAAAATCGAACTGATAAATTCGTTTTTCAAAGAGATTCCTCTTTTGACGGAAGTGACTCTTCGTTGCAATATAGATGATCGGGTTATACAAAAATTATGCCGATCCTGCGTCAATATACAGTTCCTATGCGTGAGCATGGACTACTTCCTACAGGAAAGCTTTTTAGCCGTATGCGAGCTGAAACAACTGCAGCATTTGAGAATCGAAGAAGCAGCTATCAACGTTCCCACGGAAATGTACCTACCGATAAAGAGTCTACAAATCCTCACACTTTATTCAGTTCGCATCGTCCACGAAGATAAATTCAATGAATTCATTCGAGATGCCTTTCCGAATCTCATCGCCATCGAAATGCTGCACCTGAATACGCGTAAAAATGAAAGCCGGTCGTTCCAGTTGCACACAAAAATCACCCAAGATATGTCTTCTATCCAGCGACTGGTTTTCAGTGAACCGGGTACCAACGTTATGGTCAATTCCTTGCTGGAGTTTTGTGAAACAAGCGGATCTCTGGAACTGCGACTCCGGTGTTGGAACATTGTGGATTTATTTCCGGGAGATGAAACGCCAGAGTTGATTCGGGTGCAAAAGCTGAACCTAGACGTACCAATGATCGCACCGTCCGTCATGCACAAGCTAATTAGTTCAATGAGGGAGCTACGGCAGCTGGAGGTGGCCCTAAGCGACTACTGTACACCAAAGGTTATCGACACGTTGAGAGAGCAGTTCCCACGTTGCCACGTGGTAGCGAAGCGGAAGGTACCGATCGAGGAGCCTCTTTGA